One genomic window of Aptenodytes patagonicus chromosome 3, bAptPat1.pri.cur, whole genome shotgun sequence includes the following:
- the EDARADD gene encoding ectodysplasin-A receptor-associated adapter protein isoform X2 produces the protein MAAPQDPLPPDHAAKEPVEDTDPSTLSLTMTEKYPVQDTGVPKDQCFTVFVLDEEYLTDQVTLEIASVNIKTLTSDSGLIQQPEDKDTQSHSDESLSDLKKTCKENGTCSLCLFRAPTISDMLNDEDLLYTVRLKLDPCHPTVKNWRNLASKWGMTYDELCFLEQKPQSPTLEFLLRNSDRTVEQLIDLCKFYKRIDVVKVLLKWVEEEWPKRGNRTYQNDF, from the exons atGGCCGCTCCCCAGGACCCGCTGCCCCCAG ATCATGCAGCAAAAGAGCCGGTGGAAGATACAGATCCAAGCACTCTTTCCTTAACAATG ACTGAAAAATATCCTGTCCAAGACACAGGAGTACCTAAAG ACCAGTGTTTCACAGTCTTTGTCTTAGATGAGGAATACCTAACAGATCAAGTTACATTGGAAATTGCATCTGTGAACATCAAGACCCTTACGTCAGATTCTGGCCTAATCCAACAG cCAGAAGACAAAGACACGCAAAGCCATAGTGACGAATCACTTTCAG ACCTCAAGAAAACCTGCAAGGAAAATGGCACCTGCTCCTTGTGCTTATTCCGTGCACCGACCATCAGTGACATGCTCAATGATGAGGACTTGTTGTACACAGTGAGGCTAAAGCTGGATCCCTGCCACCCAACGGTGAAAAACTGGAGAAATTTAGCAAGCAAATGGGGGATGACTTATGATGAATTGTGTTTCCTTGAACAGAAGCCCCAAAGTCCCACCTTGGAGTTCTTGCTACGGAATAGTGACAGGACTGTGGAGCAGCTGATTGATCTCTGTAAATTTTATAAGAGAATTGATGTTGTGAAAGTGCTGCTGAAATGGGTGGAGGAGGAATGGCCCAAGAGAGGGAACAGAACTTACCAGAATGACTTCTAG
- the EDARADD gene encoding ectodysplasin-A receptor-associated adapter protein isoform X4: MAAPQDPLPPDHAAKEPVEDTDPSTLSLTMTEKYPVQDTGVPKDEEYLTDQVTLEIASVNIKTLTSDSGLIQQPEDKDTQSHSDESLSDLKKTCKENGTCSLCLFRAPTISDMLNDEDLLYTVRLKLDPCHPTVKNWRNLASKWGMTYDELCFLEQKPQSPTLEFLLRNSDRTVEQLIDLCKFYKRIDVVKVLLKWVEEEWPKRGNRTYQNDF; the protein is encoded by the exons atGGCCGCTCCCCAGGACCCGCTGCCCCCAG ATCATGCAGCAAAAGAGCCGGTGGAAGATACAGATCCAAGCACTCTTTCCTTAACAATG ACTGAAAAATATCCTGTCCAAGACACAGGAGTACCTAAAG ATGAGGAATACCTAACAGATCAAGTTACATTGGAAATTGCATCTGTGAACATCAAGACCCTTACGTCAGATTCTGGCCTAATCCAACAG cCAGAAGACAAAGACACGCAAAGCCATAGTGACGAATCACTTTCAG ACCTCAAGAAAACCTGCAAGGAAAATGGCACCTGCTCCTTGTGCTTATTCCGTGCACCGACCATCAGTGACATGCTCAATGATGAGGACTTGTTGTACACAGTGAGGCTAAAGCTGGATCCCTGCCACCCAACGGTGAAAAACTGGAGAAATTTAGCAAGCAAATGGGGGATGACTTATGATGAATTGTGTTTCCTTGAACAGAAGCCCCAAAGTCCCACCTTGGAGTTCTTGCTACGGAATAGTGACAGGACTGTGGAGCAGCTGATTGATCTCTGTAAATTTTATAAGAGAATTGATGTTGTGAAAGTGCTGCTGAAATGGGTGGAGGAGGAATGGCCCAAGAGAGGGAACAGAACTTACCAGAATGACTTCTAG
- the EDARADD gene encoding ectodysplasin-A receptor-associated adapter protein isoform X3 — protein MAAPQDPLPPADHAAKEPVEDTDPSTLSLTMTEKYPVQDTGVPKDEEYLTDQVTLEIASVNIKTLTSDSGLIQQPEDKDTQSHSDESLSDLKKTCKENGTCSLCLFRAPTISDMLNDEDLLYTVRLKLDPCHPTVKNWRNLASKWGMTYDELCFLEQKPQSPTLEFLLRNSDRTVEQLIDLCKFYKRIDVVKVLLKWVEEEWPKRGNRTYQNDF, from the exons atGGCCGCTCCCCAGGACCCGCTGCCCCCAG CAGATCATGCAGCAAAAGAGCCGGTGGAAGATACAGATCCAAGCACTCTTTCCTTAACAATG ACTGAAAAATATCCTGTCCAAGACACAGGAGTACCTAAAG ATGAGGAATACCTAACAGATCAAGTTACATTGGAAATTGCATCTGTGAACATCAAGACCCTTACGTCAGATTCTGGCCTAATCCAACAG cCAGAAGACAAAGACACGCAAAGCCATAGTGACGAATCACTTTCAG ACCTCAAGAAAACCTGCAAGGAAAATGGCACCTGCTCCTTGTGCTTATTCCGTGCACCGACCATCAGTGACATGCTCAATGATGAGGACTTGTTGTACACAGTGAGGCTAAAGCTGGATCCCTGCCACCCAACGGTGAAAAACTGGAGAAATTTAGCAAGCAAATGGGGGATGACTTATGATGAATTGTGTTTCCTTGAACAGAAGCCCCAAAGTCCCACCTTGGAGTTCTTGCTACGGAATAGTGACAGGACTGTGGAGCAGCTGATTGATCTCTGTAAATTTTATAAGAGAATTGATGTTGTGAAAGTGCTGCTGAAATGGGTGGAGGAGGAATGGCCCAAGAGAGGGAACAGAACTTACCAGAATGACTTCTAG
- the EDARADD gene encoding ectodysplasin-A receptor-associated adapter protein isoform X1, protein MAAPQDPLPPADHAAKEPVEDTDPSTLSLTMTEKYPVQDTGVPKDQCFTVFVLDEEYLTDQVTLEIASVNIKTLTSDSGLIQQPEDKDTQSHSDESLSDLKKTCKENGTCSLCLFRAPTISDMLNDEDLLYTVRLKLDPCHPTVKNWRNLASKWGMTYDELCFLEQKPQSPTLEFLLRNSDRTVEQLIDLCKFYKRIDVVKVLLKWVEEEWPKRGNRTYQNDF, encoded by the exons atGGCCGCTCCCCAGGACCCGCTGCCCCCAG CAGATCATGCAGCAAAAGAGCCGGTGGAAGATACAGATCCAAGCACTCTTTCCTTAACAATG ACTGAAAAATATCCTGTCCAAGACACAGGAGTACCTAAAG ACCAGTGTTTCACAGTCTTTGTCTTAGATGAGGAATACCTAACAGATCAAGTTACATTGGAAATTGCATCTGTGAACATCAAGACCCTTACGTCAGATTCTGGCCTAATCCAACAG cCAGAAGACAAAGACACGCAAAGCCATAGTGACGAATCACTTTCAG ACCTCAAGAAAACCTGCAAGGAAAATGGCACCTGCTCCTTGTGCTTATTCCGTGCACCGACCATCAGTGACATGCTCAATGATGAGGACTTGTTGTACACAGTGAGGCTAAAGCTGGATCCCTGCCACCCAACGGTGAAAAACTGGAGAAATTTAGCAAGCAAATGGGGGATGACTTATGATGAATTGTGTTTCCTTGAACAGAAGCCCCAAAGTCCCACCTTGGAGTTCTTGCTACGGAATAGTGACAGGACTGTGGAGCAGCTGATTGATCTCTGTAAATTTTATAAGAGAATTGATGTTGTGAAAGTGCTGCTGAAATGGGTGGAGGAGGAATGGCCCAAGAGAGGGAACAGAACTTACCAGAATGACTTCTAG
- the EDARADD gene encoding ectodysplasin-A receptor-associated adapter protein isoform X5 has product MTEKYPVQDTGVPKDQCFTVFVLDEEYLTDQVTLEIASVNIKTLTSDSGLIQQPEDKDTQSHSDESLSDLKKTCKENGTCSLCLFRAPTISDMLNDEDLLYTVRLKLDPCHPTVKNWRNLASKWGMTYDELCFLEQKPQSPTLEFLLRNSDRTVEQLIDLCKFYKRIDVVKVLLKWVEEEWPKRGNRTYQNDF; this is encoded by the exons ATG ACTGAAAAATATCCTGTCCAAGACACAGGAGTACCTAAAG ACCAGTGTTTCACAGTCTTTGTCTTAGATGAGGAATACCTAACAGATCAAGTTACATTGGAAATTGCATCTGTGAACATCAAGACCCTTACGTCAGATTCTGGCCTAATCCAACAG cCAGAAGACAAAGACACGCAAAGCCATAGTGACGAATCACTTTCAG ACCTCAAGAAAACCTGCAAGGAAAATGGCACCTGCTCCTTGTGCTTATTCCGTGCACCGACCATCAGTGACATGCTCAATGATGAGGACTTGTTGTACACAGTGAGGCTAAAGCTGGATCCCTGCCACCCAACGGTGAAAAACTGGAGAAATTTAGCAAGCAAATGGGGGATGACTTATGATGAATTGTGTTTCCTTGAACAGAAGCCCCAAAGTCCCACCTTGGAGTTCTTGCTACGGAATAGTGACAGGACTGTGGAGCAGCTGATTGATCTCTGTAAATTTTATAAGAGAATTGATGTTGTGAAAGTGCTGCTGAAATGGGTGGAGGAGGAATGGCCCAAGAGAGGGAACAGAACTTACCAGAATGACTTCTAG